A portion of the Candidatus Pristimantibacillus lignocellulolyticus genome contains these proteins:
- a CDS encoding MATE family efflux transporter — protein sequence MNYKQIFSITLPIFVDSAFIVLISILNTAMISSSGVAAVSAVSVVDSLNMFIISVFIAIATGGTVIVAQYKGKRDLKQASSAATQAISSVIVIAIVISLFAIIFHSPILTSLFGSADVDVLANAKIFFIGSCISYPFIGIYQAIVGVLRGVGETKASLALSLILNLSYFILNIILITLLDMGVLGLAISLIAARVLGAGASLIYLIRYNHTLRFKLRSMLKVHISLLKSIMYIGLPFAAEQLFFNGGKLLTQTFIVQFGTLAITVNAISNSLSMLLQIGGTALSVAVVTVVGQCIGRKEIEDARKFIKSFLGLSSIFFVFITIIILLLFPVLVNIYSPPASIIPDIFHLILLLSIAQPLVWSVSFILPSALRAAGDSKYTSITSLLTMWLFRVILGYVLGVTLQYGLMGVWIAMVAEWAVRGVIFGWRFRGDKWYKHKLI from the coding sequence ATGAACTACAAGCAGATCTTTAGCATCACTCTTCCTATATTCGTAGATTCTGCCTTCATCGTATTAATTAGCATATTGAATACGGCGATGATTAGTTCTTCTGGTGTTGCTGCTGTTAGTGCTGTTAGCGTAGTAGATTCATTGAATATGTTTATTATTAGTGTATTTATCGCTATAGCTACAGGTGGTACTGTAATTGTTGCGCAATATAAGGGTAAGCGAGATCTGAAGCAAGCTTCTAGTGCAGCTACCCAGGCGATATCGTCAGTAATCGTTATCGCTATTGTAATCAGTCTATTTGCTATTATTTTTCATTCGCCTATTCTAACTTCACTTTTCGGTAGTGCAGATGTAGACGTATTAGCAAATGCTAAAATATTTTTCATTGGTAGCTGTATCTCTTATCCTTTTATCGGTATTTACCAAGCTATAGTCGGCGTCTTAAGAGGTGTTGGTGAGACAAAAGCTTCCTTAGCTCTATCATTAATTCTAAATCTTTCTTACTTTATTCTGAATATCATTCTTATTACATTACTTGATATGGGTGTACTTGGTCTTGCAATTTCATTAATTGCCGCTCGTGTATTAGGGGCTGGGGCATCATTAATCTATTTAATTCGATATAACCACACACTACGCTTTAAGTTGCGAAGTATGCTTAAAGTACATATTTCATTATTGAAAAGTATAATGTATATTGGATTACCCTTTGCTGCTGAACAGTTATTCTTTAATGGTGGCAAGTTACTCACACAAACCTTTATTGTCCAGTTTGGTACATTAGCAATAACGGTTAATGCTATTAGTAACTCACTATCGATGCTACTTCAAATAGGTGGTACAGCATTAAGTGTAGCTGTCGTCACGGTTGTTGGACAATGTATAGGAAGAAAAGAAATTGAGGATGCGAGGAAATTTATTAAATCTTTTCTCGGCTTATCTAGTATCTTCTTCGTGTTTATTACGATCATTATTTTATTGCTGTTCCCGGTGCTCGTAAACATTTACTCACCACCAGCATCTATCATTCCGGATATTTTCCATCTGATTCTACTATTATCTATTGCACAGCCATTAGTTTGGTCAGTAAGCTTCATTCTACCTTCTGCTTTACGAGCTGCTGGAGATTCTAAATATACTTCGATTACATCACTACTTACGATGTGGCTATTCCGTGTCATACTCGGATACGTATTAGGGGTTACACTTCAATATGGTCTAATGGGCGTCTGGATCGCAATGGTTGCTGAGTGGGCGGTACGTGGTGTCATATTTGGGTGGAGGTTCAGAGGCGATAAATGGTATAAGCATAAACTCATTTAA
- a CDS encoding carbohydrate ABC transporter permease → MVKDNSLPDRIFNVFNVLFMTCLIIITLYPFWYSVIGSFNTGLDYAKGGVYLWTRSFTFDNYKALFSDNALIQAFGVTLARTIIGTITHILFTSLFAYAFSRKTLRYKNVYATLGLMSMYLSGGLIPYFILLNSLGLYNNFLVYIIPTIFSFWNVILFRSYFAELPDALIESAKIDGAGEYRIFLQIILPLSKPVIAAVSLFTAVGHWNAYYDSMIYTMGSDLQTVQLYILKLIQSTEAALLLANMSGNLGAAQSSVTTTTLQLAAMVAASLPIVAVYPFVQKFFIKGMLIGSVKG, encoded by the coding sequence ATGGTAAAAGACAATTCATTACCAGACAGAATATTTAACGTGTTTAATGTTCTTTTCATGACTTGTTTAATCATTATTACGCTATACCCTTTTTGGTATTCCGTTATAGGATCCTTTAATACTGGACTAGATTATGCTAAGGGAGGTGTATATTTATGGACCCGATCCTTTACGTTCGATAACTATAAGGCACTATTTAGTGATAATGCTCTAATTCAAGCATTTGGAGTGACGTTAGCAAGAACAATAATAGGAACGATTACTCATATTCTTTTTACATCGCTATTTGCTTATGCATTTTCTAGAAAGACATTAAGATATAAAAATGTGTATGCTACTTTAGGATTAATGAGTATGTACTTAAGTGGAGGATTAATTCCTTATTTTATTCTCTTAAATTCGTTAGGATTGTATAACAACTTCTTAGTGTACATTATTCCAACGATATTTAGCTTTTGGAATGTTATTCTCTTCCGTTCTTATTTTGCAGAGTTACCTGATGCTTTAATTGAATCTGCGAAAATAGACGGTGCAGGTGAGTATCGTATATTTTTACAAATCATTTTACCGTTATCAAAACCAGTTATAGCAGCAGTATCTTTATTCACTGCTGTAGGTCATTGGAATGCTTATTATGACTCGATGATTTATACGATGGGTAGTGACTTGCAAACGGTACAACTTTACATTTTGAAACTAATTCAAAGTACTGAAGCAGCTTTATTACTAGCAAATATGTCAGGTAATTTGGGTGCAGCTCAAAGTTCTGTAACAACGACGACTTTGCAGCTTGCTGCAATGGTAGCAGCTTCATTACCAATTGTTGCTGTGTATCCATTCGTACAAAAGTTCTTCATTAAAGGGATGCTTATCGGGTCAGTAAAAGGATAA
- a CDS encoding peptidylprolyl isomerase, with product MNNYEPFYSNGPPIYPPPPKTQSNGWMISTIILGCLLIMAFLTIIFLLIGLGIASESDQSPVAIVNKVEISESKLLDSLIDSSPDLLIDEIDYLIESEIIKQEAAKQGIKLTDQDLHDQLAASKVDYGSEEEFQDYLNYYEMTTDDYKNTLVLPTLTRLLLEHEISVTDEEISAYFEQNKNKIGQSPERVRASLITVDDLDSANQILTELNNGASFLKLANQYSTDYSAEDGGDLGYFTYDEMDVEISEVAFALDINELSDVVPTYYGYSIILKTEYISAIPAQFTDVQRGIEIKLINDKIYSDYSTYIDDLIFQSDVWSIVDYGEDDYDYEEPFSNPVINL from the coding sequence ATGAACAATTATGAACCATTCTATTCTAATGGTCCACCCATTTATCCACCTCCTCCTAAAACACAATCTAATGGTTGGATGATTTCTACAATTATTTTAGGTTGTCTTCTAATTATGGCGTTTCTTACAATTATATTTTTGTTAATTGGTTTAGGCATAGCTTCTGAATCGGATCAATCGCCGGTAGCAATTGTGAATAAAGTTGAGATTTCTGAAAGTAAATTATTGGACTCATTGATTGATTCTTCTCCAGATCTATTAATTGATGAGATCGATTACCTAATTGAAAGTGAAATTATTAAGCAAGAAGCAGCTAAACAAGGAATTAAACTCACCGATCAAGACTTGCATGATCAACTGGCAGCCTCAAAAGTGGATTATGGTTCAGAAGAAGAATTCCAAGATTATCTTAATTATTATGAAATGACTACTGACGATTATAAAAACACACTAGTACTGCCTACACTGACACGCTTATTATTAGAACATGAAATATCAGTAACAGATGAAGAGATTTCTGCTTACTTCGAACAAAATAAAAATAAAATCGGTCAATCACCTGAACGTGTTCGAGCTTCGTTAATTACTGTGGATGATCTTGACTCGGCAAATCAGATTTTAACAGAACTGAATAACGGTGCAAGCTTTCTTAAGCTAGCTAATCAGTATAGTACCGATTACAGTGCCGAAGATGGTGGAGATTTAGGATATTTCACTTACGATGAAATGGATGTGGAAATATCTGAAGTAGCTTTCGCATTAGACATTAATGAATTAAGTGATGTTGTGCCAACTTATTACGGGTATTCGATAATTCTAAAGACAGAATATATTAGTGCTATTCCAGCTCAATTCACTGATGTACAACGAGGAATAGAAATTAAGCTAATTAATGATAAAATTTATTCAGACTACAGTACTTATATCGATGATCTGATCTTCCAATCTGATGTATGGAGTATTGTTGATTATGGTGAAGATGATTATGATTATGAAGAACCTTTTAGTAATCCAGTGATTAATTTATAA
- a CDS encoding metalloregulator ArsR/SmtB family transcription factor has product MNEYSGNQKAIHIFTELSPYFQALGDPVRQQIISLLIDKETMNVTDISGHIPMSRPTVSHHLKLLRQAGLLNVQKKGTEMYYSLEINEAISLMKQLVHFVEEECQY; this is encoded by the coding sequence ATGAATGAATATAGTGGCAATCAAAAGGCGATACATATTTTCACAGAATTAAGCCCTTACTTTCAAGCGCTGGGTGATCCTGTGCGCCAACAAATCATTTCATTACTTATCGATAAAGAGACGATGAATGTTACAGATATCTCTGGGCATATTCCAATGTCACGTCCTACAGTATCACATCATTTGAAACTTTTACGCCAAGCAGGACTACTTAACGTTCAGAAAAAAGGCACTGAAATGTACTATAGTCTTGAAATTAACGAAGCGATTTCTCTAATGAAACAACTTGTTCATTTTGTGGAAGAAGAATGTCAGTACTAA
- a CDS encoding extracellular solute-binding protein, which yields MKKLSFNLTIMFVLLALVISGCSSNNGSTNGNAQQNEGASATSETDNTEPAWKSDTSPVSLSWYTGVSGYSKKWDAKNNFVDKIITEETGVSVDFIHAGNDVNAEFNVMMATGNLPDVITLDRWNSTSLVQTLINSDMVAPMNELIEQYDPYFSTILPQSMIDWYTQSDGNFYSIPNFYVSPEMLEQYPDVKPDFNDRSNGQILVRADIMDQLGITVEDLQQEDTIIEALKKVKTANIQYNGMTVAPIYFADKDKYIADSLGVLAGSFGAVSEAEDGSYVDSRTTSEYKHMLQFVNRLSRENLLSLENFTSARNQIEEKLTQGAVFMKIGSIADYSGPVTQLAIADENAKYITIDAIKSNDGSLPQYGRALNKGWTLTFINKNSKNKERAIEFIDYMYSEHGQTVNQFGKEGETFTITADGKYMINEDIQAEMNADWNAAGKKWGLDSIWWFTNDVWLKHVKDENLTELTEYVDSLHYGSSKYMFSNAELDSGNLFDAYEPGSKEANAESKINVFWAQIVPKMMFSKTDDEFEKHYKEAMDTIDKLGLESIEAARNVRVQEFKQATGATLISPKYTGQY from the coding sequence ATGAAAAAACTATCTTTTAACTTAACGATTATGTTTGTTTTGCTGGCATTAGTTATCTCAGGCTGTTCCAGTAATAATGGATCGACAAATGGTAACGCGCAACAGAATGAAGGTGCAAGTGCAACTAGCGAAACAGATAATACTGAGCCAGCTTGGAAAAGTGATACATCACCAGTTAGCTTATCTTGGTATACAGGGGTATCGGGCTACTCTAAAAAATGGGATGCCAAAAATAACTTTGTTGATAAAATAATTACTGAAGAGACAGGTGTCTCTGTTGATTTTATTCATGCAGGTAATGATGTAAATGCTGAATTTAACGTTATGATGGCAACAGGAAATCTACCTGATGTTATTACACTTGATCGTTGGAATAGTACTTCTCTAGTTCAAACGTTAATCAATAGTGACATGGTTGCTCCTATGAATGAATTGATCGAACAATATGATCCGTACTTCTCTACAATATTGCCTCAATCGATGATTGATTGGTACACGCAAAGTGACGGTAATTTCTATTCGATTCCGAACTTCTATGTATCTCCTGAAATGTTAGAGCAATATCCAGATGTTAAGCCTGATTTCAATGATCGTTCAAACGGTCAAATTTTAGTAAGAGCAGATATTATGGATCAACTTGGCATTACAGTTGAAGACCTACAGCAAGAAGATACAATCATTGAAGCGTTGAAAAAAGTAAAAACTGCTAATATTCAATATAATGGTATGACAGTAGCGCCGATCTACTTCGCTGATAAAGATAAGTATATTGCAGATTCTTTAGGTGTACTTGCAGGTTCGTTTGGTGCAGTATCAGAAGCTGAGGATGGTTCATATGTCGATTCTCGAACTACTTCAGAATATAAACATATGCTACAGTTTGTAAATCGTTTATCAAGAGAGAATTTGCTATCGCTTGAGAATTTTACGAGTGCACGCAATCAAATAGAAGAAAAGCTAACGCAAGGCGCAGTATTCATGAAAATTGGAAGTATTGCTGATTATTCTGGTCCTGTTACTCAATTAGCTATAGCAGATGAAAATGCTAAGTACATTACGATTGATGCAATCAAGTCCAATGATGGATCACTTCCTCAATACGGACGAGCACTAAATAAAGGTTGGACATTAACATTCATTAACAAAAATTCAAAGAATAAGGAACGTGCAATTGAGTTTATTGATTATATGTATAGTGAACATGGTCAAACCGTGAATCAATTCGGTAAAGAAGGCGAAACATTCACAATTACGGCAGATGGCAAATATATGATTAATGAAGACATTCAAGCGGAAATGAATGCAGATTGGAATGCTGCAGGCAAAAAATGGGGTCTTGACTCTATCTGGTGGTTTACAAATGATGTTTGGTTGAAACATGTAAAAGATGAAAATCTAACAGAATTGACTGAATATGTAGACTCACTACATTACGGATCTTCTAAATATATGTTTAGCAATGCCGAATTAGATTCTGGTAATTTATTCGATGCTTATGAACCAGGATCCAAAGAAGCAAATGCTGAGTCTAAAATAAATGTATTTTGGGCACAAATTGTACCAAAAATGATGTTCTCCAAAACAGATGATGAATTCGAGAAACATTACAAAGAAGCGATGGATACAATAGATAAGTTAGGTCTAGAGTCTATTGAAGCTGCTAGAAATGTCCGTGTACAAGAGTTTAAGCAAGCAACAGGTGCAACTTTGATCTCTCCTAAATACACAGGTCAATATTAA
- a CDS encoding peptidylprolyl isomerase yields MDNKETQSQGVNSNQEVVENGAVSLASPVKSRNNPMWMIASIILAIVLVAVVIFPVNAKSKTLATVNGTDITESNLFTTMQEYYGDSVVNILDRMISEEVVNQEAKAKNVSVTDKDRADEIAAMKLDYGSEENFQGFLAQYGMTEDDLKKELELSVLVRLLLQSDVAVTDEQVQAYFDENKATLGGSAEQVRASHILVTDKAVADDILAQLKGGADFAKLAAENNPDSTAQTGGDLGFFTRDAMIPAFSEAAFALEVDELSEPVQTDYGYHIIKKTGYTPATEVEFDTVKDAIKVKLINESIYTNNSTYVEDLKAKAKIKNSLAPEATPAPETTTDTETTPPVAE; encoded by the coding sequence ATGGATAATAAAGAAACGCAATCTCAAGGAGTAAATAGTAACCAAGAGGTTGTGGAAAATGGAGCTGTATCTTTGGCTTCACCAGTAAAAAGTCGTAACAACCCTATGTGGATGATTGCATCAATTATACTTGCAATTGTATTAGTAGCGGTTGTCATCTTCCCAGTTAACGCAAAAAGCAAAACTCTTGCTACCGTAAATGGAACCGATATTACAGAATCTAACTTATTTACTACTATGCAAGAATACTATGGTGATAGCGTTGTAAACATTCTTGATCGTATGATCTCTGAAGAAGTCGTTAATCAAGAAGCTAAAGCTAAAAATGTTTCCGTTACAGATAAAGATCGTGCAGATGAAATTGCTGCTATGAAACTAGATTATGGTTCTGAAGAAAACTTCCAAGGCTTCCTTGCTCAATATGGTATGACAGAAGATGACTTGAAAAAAGAATTGGAACTTTCTGTTCTTGTACGTTTGTTACTTCAATCAGATGTAGCAGTTACGGATGAGCAAGTACAAGCTTACTTTGATGAAAACAAAGCTACTTTGGGTGGTTCTGCAGAACAAGTTCGTGCATCTCACATCCTAGTAACTGATAAAGCGGTTGCTGATGATATTCTAGCTCAATTAAAAGGCGGAGCTGATTTTGCTAAACTTGCAGCAGAAAACAATCCTGACTCTACTGCTCAAACTGGCGGAGACTTAGGATTCTTCACTCGTGATGCAATGATCCCTGCATTCTCCGAAGCAGCATTCGCTCTTGAAGTGGACGAGCTAAGTGAACCTGTTCAAACTGATTATGGTTACCATATCATTAAGAAAACAGGCTATACTCCAGCTACTGAAGTTGAATTTGATACAGTAAAAGATGCAATCAAAGTTAAACTAATCAATGAAAGCATCTATACAAACAACAGCACTTATGTTGAAGATCTAAAAGCTAAAGCTAAAATTAAAAACTCTTTAGCTCCTGAAGCTACACCAGCTCCAGAAACTACTACTGATACAGAAACTACACCTCCAGTAGCTGAATAG
- a CDS encoding ketoacyl-ACP synthase III, which yields MHQSKAKITAIGSYVPEHIMTNQHLEKLVDTNDEWIVSRTGIRERRIATAQEYTSDIGYNAVLDLMQRYNKTVDDVDMIITCTFTPDFKTPSSANLIQAKLGIKQTGAIDLNAACAGFTYGLHMANALISSGLHKKVLVIGAETLSKVTDYTDRSTCILFGDGGGAMLVEYDELNPSFIASHLDSDGAKSHNLYCSGLSTSMNEEQLQASEKIVQNGREVYKWAVSTVPIGISTLLNNANMTLNQMNWFVPHSANLRMIESICERIDFPIDQTLYSLVYYGNTSSATIPLAIDLAVKENKINKDDHLLLYGFGGGLTQAGIIIKWAI from the coding sequence ATGCATCAATCTAAAGCTAAAATTACTGCAATTGGTTCTTATGTCCCCGAGCATATCATGACCAATCAACATTTAGAAAAACTTGTAGATACGAACGATGAATGGATCGTTAGTCGTACTGGTATTCGTGAAAGAAGAATTGCTACCGCGCAGGAATATACAAGCGATATCGGGTATAACGCCGTGTTAGATCTAATGCAACGATATAACAAAACAGTAGATGATGTAGATATGATCATAACATGTACATTCACTCCAGATTTTAAGACTCCTAGTTCTGCTAATCTTATTCAAGCCAAACTCGGGATAAAACAAACTGGTGCAATTGATCTTAATGCTGCATGTGCAGGATTTACTTATGGGTTGCATATGGCGAACGCTTTAATTTCATCGGGCCTACACAAAAAAGTTCTTGTTATTGGAGCAGAAACATTATCTAAAGTGACAGATTATACTGACCGTTCCACATGTATTCTATTCGGTGATGGTGGCGGAGCAATGCTTGTTGAATATGATGAGCTTAATCCAAGTTTCATTGCGTCTCATCTAGATTCAGATGGCGCGAAAAGTCATAACTTATATTGTTCTGGACTCTCTACATCCATGAACGAAGAGCAATTACAAGCTTCTGAAAAAATTGTGCAAAATGGACGTGAAGTTTATAAGTGGGCGGTATCGACTGTCCCTATAGGAATATCAACTTTACTCAATAATGCCAATATGACACTTAATCAAATGAATTGGTTCGTTCCGCATAGTGCCAATCTTAGAATGATAGAATCAATCTGCGAGCGTATTGATTTCCCGATTGATCAAACATTATATAGCCTCGTTTATTATGGAAATACATCTTCAGCGACAATTCCTTTAGCTATTGATCTTGCAGTAAAGGAAAACAAAATCAATAAAGATGATCATTTACTATTGTATGGCTTTGGCGGAGGGCTTACTCAAGCTGGAATTATCATTAAATGGGCGATATAA
- a CDS encoding saccharopine dehydrogenase, whose translation MNNQSVLIVGGYGAVGRQIAQILHDRHPDLHILLGGRTPNMISPFKSPRIKTIIINSNWEDPLQNVNENVSLVINSVNDIHDRILLAAVSRKIPFIDITRWTELFEQAIRSLKHSKLYAPVVLSSGWMAGTSALIATLFSSSLTHVSINIQALYSLQDKAGPDSADYMDRMSIPFIITEPSGRRQVYPMSEPNKVTFPNGYTTKCYRLDTPDHVTLPSNDHIDASSFRISFDSKVSTLSLVAMVNSGIWRLISGQRFRSLRRSLLYKPGSGSAHQIMIEINGRNQKKQTIKRSIAIIDPLGQTHLTALGAVIQAEKILRAQSKNYQLPPGIYYPEQLPDKHFEPSLIIDFYKQYGVTIIATES comes from the coding sequence ATGAATAATCAATCAGTACTTATTGTTGGAGGTTATGGAGCAGTTGGAAGACAAATCGCTCAAATTCTACATGACCGACACCCAGATTTACATATTTTATTAGGTGGTAGAACACCAAACATGATATCACCTTTCAAATCTCCTAGAATAAAAACAATCATCATTAACAGTAACTGGGAAGACCCATTGCAAAATGTTAACGAGAATGTTTCTCTTGTTATTAATTCTGTTAATGATATTCATGATCGCATACTGCTTGCTGCAGTTAGTAGAAAAATTCCTTTCATAGATATTACACGCTGGACAGAACTATTTGAACAGGCTATTCGTTCATTGAAACACTCAAAGCTCTACGCTCCTGTCGTGTTATCCTCTGGTTGGATGGCAGGCACTTCAGCGTTAATCGCAACACTTTTTTCTAGCTCACTAACACATGTCTCTATTAATATTCAAGCGCTCTACTCACTTCAAGACAAAGCTGGACCAGACTCTGCAGATTACATGGATCGCATGTCAATTCCATTCATTATTACAGAGCCTTCAGGTAGGCGCCAAGTATATCCGATGTCTGAGCCTAATAAGGTCACCTTTCCCAACGGATATACGACTAAATGCTATCGATTAGATACCCCAGATCATGTAACATTACCCTCTAATGATCATATCGATGCCTCTAGCTTCCGTATCTCATTTGATAGTAAAGTATCAACATTATCTTTAGTTGCTATGGTCAATAGCGGAATATGGCGACTAATTAGTGGTCAGCGATTTCGCTCTCTTAGAAGAAGTTTGCTTTACAAACCAGGCTCAGGTAGTGCACATCAAATTATGATCGAAATAAACGGTCGTAATCAAAAAAAACAAACCATAAAAAGATCAATAGCTATTATAGATCCACTTGGGCAAACTCATCTAACTGCTCTTGGCGCTGTCATACAGGCAGAAAAGATACTAAGAGCTCAATCTAAAAATTATCAACTACCTCCTGGCATCTACTATCCAGAACAACTTCCGGATAAGCATTTTGAACCATCACTAATAATAGACTTCTATAAACAATATGGCGTGACCATTATAGCGACTGAAAGCTAG
- a CDS encoding EAL domain-containing protein produces the protein MVGLLGIYNGWIVTLSFAIALFTSYQALGLSRKVTRTSGIINWGWLLVSGVVMGCGIWTMHFVGMIAFHLPIKVEYNFFKSSISVLASILASLLAFYVTSSKVSHLKLILSSLLMASGIVTMHYVGMSSMKTEIMTITYNPTLWTISALIAAVASYVALRLFVEMKRSYNNILIKSLSATMMAVAVTGMHYVGMEASSFWCIDPQFITSTSIENAPTDLLIIVSVVIVLLVLLTWLAQFWEQTMFRKMAYTDSLTGLSNRHAMNEFFRNTPLQHRQMAILFVDLDQFKYINDTFGHDVGDSLIQSMGERLRRNRIDKNVVFRIGGDEFMLVIFYADKNEVIKSVEELLADIRKPFLINNHRLEVTGSIGISYANEHGDTKDSLLKAADTAMYYAKNSGKNQFREFNDAMAQQISRRLEIEKGMREAIIQKNFELYYQPKWNVATNRPIGFEALLRYTHPRLGVITPNEFIPIAEETGIIVAMSEWVLERACLDCVEWNEEHQAEYVVSVNLSLKLIESNMLYGITKRALELSGLNPALLELEITEQMIMNGGENVNQQIAPLQQLGINLSMDNFGSGYSFLGSIDQLSFRTIKIDKEYIEQFEVPVKRAIVNTMIGLANSLNIQLIAEGVETQTQLDFLKEAGCHLVQGYYIKKPMPFGEVDPWLREL, from the coding sequence GTGGTTGGTTTATTAGGGATTTATAACGGTTGGATTGTTACGCTATCTTTTGCTATTGCATTGTTCACATCTTATCAGGCATTAGGCTTATCTAGGAAAGTTACAAGGACTTCCGGCATTATAAATTGGGGATGGTTACTTGTTTCAGGTGTAGTTATGGGGTGTGGAATTTGGACGATGCACTTTGTAGGCATGATTGCATTTCATTTGCCTATCAAAGTTGAATATAATTTCTTCAAATCATCGATTTCTGTTCTTGCAAGTATATTGGCATCGTTATTAGCTTTTTATGTTACGAGTAGTAAAGTGTCTCATTTAAAGTTGATATTATCTAGTTTGTTAATGGCATCGGGTATTGTAACGATGCATTATGTTGGCATGTCTTCAATGAAAACAGAGATTATGACCATTACATATAATCCAACACTTTGGACAATTTCAGCACTTATAGCAGCAGTTGCATCTTACGTAGCTCTTCGATTGTTCGTTGAAATGAAGAGGAGTTACAACAATATATTAATCAAGAGCTTGTCAGCTACTATGATGGCAGTAGCTGTAACGGGAATGCATTACGTAGGAATGGAAGCAAGTTCGTTTTGGTGTATAGACCCACAATTTATTACGTCTACATCTATTGAAAATGCACCTACTGACTTATTAATTATTGTTTCAGTTGTTATTGTTTTACTAGTTCTGTTAACATGGCTAGCTCAATTTTGGGAACAGACTATGTTTCGAAAAATGGCGTATACAGATTCATTAACGGGATTAAGTAACCGTCATGCGATGAATGAGTTCTTCAGAAATACACCTCTTCAACATCGCCAGATGGCAATTCTTTTTGTTGATTTAGATCAATTTAAGTACATAAATGATACGTTTGGCCATGATGTTGGAGATTCTCTAATTCAAAGTATGGGTGAACGATTACGTAGAAACCGTATTGATAAAAACGTTGTGTTCCGTATAGGAGGTGACGAATTTATGCTCGTCATTTTTTATGCGGATAAGAATGAAGTGATTAAATCTGTAGAAGAATTATTAGCGGACATTCGAAAGCCATTCCTAATTAATAATCATCGGTTAGAAGTAACGGGAAGTATCGGTATAAGTTATGCCAATGAGCATGGTGATACGAAAGATAGTTTATTAAAAGCAGCAGATACAGCGATGTATTATGCAAAAAATTCGGGTAAAAACCAATTTAGAGAATTTAACGATGCTATGGCGCAACAAATTAGTCGAAGATTGGAAATTGAAAAGGGAATGCGTGAAGCAATCATTCAGAAAAATTTTGAATTGTATTATCAACCTAAATGGAATGTAGCAACGAATCGTCCGATCGGATTTGAAGCTTTGTTACGGTATACTCATCCTCGATTAGGAGTAATAACACCGAATGAATTTATTCCAATTGCCGAGGAAACAGGGATTATTGTGGCGATGAGTGAGTGGGTACTAGAACGCGCATGTCTAGATTGTGTGGAGTGGAATGAGGAGCACCAAGCTGAGTACGTTGTTTCAGTTAATCTCTCCCTCAAATTAATTGAGTCCAATATGCTATATGGTATTACAAAGCGTGCTCTTGAATTATCAGGTCTTAATCCTGCTTTATTAGAACTTGAAATCACAGAACAAATGATTATGAATGGTGGAGAAAATGTAAACCAACAGATAGCACCTCTGCAGCAATTAGGTATTAATTTATCAATGGATAATTTCGGTTCAGGCTATTCTTTCCTTGGTTCAATAGATCAATTATCATTCCGAACGATTAAGATAGATAAGGAGTATATTGAGCAATTTGAAGTGCCAGTCAAACGAGCTATTGTAAATACGATGATAGGACTAGCTAATTCATTAAACATCCAGCTAATAGCCGAAGGCGTAGAAACTCAAACACAATTAGATTTTTTGAAAGAGGCAGGTTGTCATCTCGTGCAAGGTTACTATATTAAAAAACCAATGCCGTTTGGCGAGGTAGATCCTTGGCTTAGAGAACTATAA